In Drosophila nasuta strain 15112-1781.00 chromosome 2R, ASM2355853v1, whole genome shotgun sequence, a single genomic region encodes these proteins:
- the LOC132785735 gene encoding casein kinase II subunit alpha, which translates to MTLPSAARVYTDVNAHKPDEYWDYENYVVDWGNQDDYQLVRKLGRGKYSEVFEAINITTTEKCVVKILKPVKKKKIKREIKILENLRGGTNIITLLAVVKDPVSRTPALIFEHVNNTDFKQLYQTLTDYEIRYYLFELLKALDYCHSMGIMHRDVKPHNVMIDHENRKLRLIDWGLAEFYHPGQEYNVRVASRYFKGPELLVDYQMYDYSLDMWSLGCMLASMIFRKEPFFHGHDNYDQLVRIAKVLGTEELYAYLDKYNIDLDPRFHDILQRHSRKRWERFVHSDNQHLVSPEALDFLDKLLRYDHVDRLTAREAMAHPYFLPIVNGQVNPNNQQ; encoded by the coding sequence ATGACATTGCCAAGCGCTGCTCGCGTTTATACAGACGTGAACGCTCACAAGCCAGATGAATATTGGGACTATGAAAACTATGTGGTCGATTGGGGCAATCAGGACGATTACCAATTGGTACGCAAATTGGGACGCGGCAAGTACTCTGAGGTATTTGAGGCTATCAACATAACGACAACCGAGAAGTGTGTGGTCAAAATACTGAAACccgtaaaaaaaaagaagatcaAGCGCGAAATCAAGATTTTGGAGAATTTAAGGGGTGGCACCAATATTATAACGCTTTTAGCTGTCGTCAAGGATCCCGTGTCCCGCACCCCTGCCTTGATCTTTGAACACGTGAACAATACAGACTTTAAGCAACTCTATCAAACACTAACAGACTACGAGATACGCTACTATTTGTTTGAGCTATTAAAGGCCCTTGATTACTGCCACAGCATGGGCATTATGCATCGCGATGTCAAGCCACATAATGTGATGATCGACCATGAGAATCGAAAATTGCGTCTCATTGATTGGGGTCTCGCTGAATTCTATCATCCCGGTCAAGAGTATAATGTGCGTGTGGCATCGCGATACTTTAAGGGTCCCGAACTTCTGGTCGATTATCAGATGTACGATTATTCACTGGATATGTGGTCATTGGGTTGCATGCTAGCGTCGATGATATTTCGCAAAGAGCCATTCTTCCATGGTCATGACAATTACGATCAACTAGTGCGAATTGCCAAGGTGCTGGGCACCGAAGAACTGTATGCCTATCTTGATAAGTACAATATTGATCTTGATCCGCGATTTCATGATATCCTACAACGTCATTCACGCAAACGCTGGGAGCGCTTCGTTCATTCTGATAACCAACACTTGGTATCGCCGGAAGCATTAGATTTTCTGGATAAACTTTTACGTTATGATCATGTTGACCGTCTCACTGCTCGCGAAGCTATGGCGCATCCATACTTTTTGCCAATTGTCAATGGACAGGTTAATCCAAACAAccagcaataa